GACCAACGGAATATTTTAACCTACTTTTAATCTTAACATTTTAAGTAACcaaagagacaaaaaaaaaatgtaaatgtaagAAGGGAGGtgcaagaaaaataataattcaataaactaatgagaaaaaaattcaattaattgaaGCATAAATATAAAGATGAGAAATCTGAATTATGaatatttgatataaattaatgaataaagatgagtatatatatatatatatatatatatatatatatatatatatatatatatatatatatatatattttttttttttccatttttgaagttttaaatttatcaatgttTTATGCTTCACCTTTTATCTAAAAATCCTTCTATTTAATTGctatttataaactaaattcgaaggttatatttttaaataaagaatcaCTATGttgacatattatattttttatttgctaaatatactcttattattttatactatgccaatatatttttctatatttcctatcatttattaataaatataacttttcttCTCAAGAGCTAACTCATTCCTCTATTTCTTATAATTCCATTTAACTCTAAGACTCATTATACTCTTACATAATTCAATATCTCATGAGCAGTGGtgaatttaaacaataaaaaattatatttagaggTGCTAAGTTAAATGTTACACTTGGTGCAAAAATATGACTAGCATTCATGAATAACAGAAACAAACACTAAAATTTGTTCTAGCTATGATTGATTTTTATCAAGATCAAGTAAGACACAAGCATATAAAATCATctaatgaaaaagaaacttcGCTCCTCTTGCAATAGACAACAACATTCTTAGTCTCTAATACTCTTGAAGAagacaaaaaattatgatttaaagTTACAAAGAATTCAATCTCAATGATGTAACAATTGTGATACTAATATCAAATTAAGTTAATGTTAGATACTTCAAAATTTGTATATGAATGACATTTTAGTTTGAACGAGAAGCATCGATAACATGCCAGTGATGGATCTAAGtcagtaaaaataaattaagtgatgtatttgtacacctttaattatatataggtTTACCACAGAGTAGCATTAAACGGattcaattcaaatatataataaattttgttcagATACTTAGTAATAATTGTAACAAAATCAAGAGATGCACCTCTACACTCTTGTATATTTACATGTTCGCCACCGACTTCGATGATTATAGAAAAGATGGTGAAACTCTAATCATGCATCTCTACAAAAggaatattgaaaaaaaacatgaatctaCATTTAAATGATTAACAAGACAATATCTTCCCTTCAAAATTAGACAAGTATAAGCAAGTGGTGACTCTATTACAACATTAAAGCTATACAACAAGGACATGGGCAAAGAAAGGAGTTTTACAAGTACCACTTCAAACTTAAACCTAAGGACTGTCATCATCATCTGAACTAAAGTCATCTGGCCTCCTACTTGCAATTACTGGAGAAATTCTTTGACGAATTAAATCATGAGCAGGAGGAAGAGGAGGATTAGGCGTTTCTTGCTTTGCACTAGAATTAGGTGTTTCTTGCTTTGCACCAGAATTAGGTGTTTCTTGCTTTGCACTAGAATTAGGCGTTTCTTGCTTTGCAGTAGAATTATTAGGTGTTTCTTGCTTTGCACCTTTTGGTGCTGCTGGTGCTGCTGGCTTCTTTGGTGGTGCAAGTTGTATCTCCTTGCACACCTTATCCAACATTACTAAGAACTCTCGTACTATGTTAAATAATCTCAACCCTTCATCCTTCCCTGTGTCCCCATGAAAGTAATCACCAGTGCTCTTCACCAGACCCATGATTTTCTTCTCCTCTTCTAGCAAACTTTTGACATCAGCCTCAGCTCTGTCTATGAAGCTCTTCACTGTCTCAATAAACCCTTTATCACCCTTCACATTGCTCATCTCTTTGTTCACAAAGTCTCTTGTTTTTATGAGACCATGCCCTACTCTTGAAGTTGTTCCTACCAACCCATCAGCATCTAAAGCTGCTGCTTTTTTCACACTCTCAAGTTCGGTGCTTAAATATGAAATCACTTGAAGACCAAGTTCACGATAGTGCTCATCTGAATCATTTGAGACTTCGTCTAGAAGGTCTTCTGTTTTTATGCTCGAGAAACTGTGATTCTCTTTTGCCATGCGTGCTGCTCTTATGCCCTCGGTGCGCACTATCTCTTGAACAACGAAGTGCAAGAGTGTGGTCTTGCCATCTACTCCTTTTACATCAGATAGTTTCAACAGTGTGTCAAGTTTGAATGCTTGTGCACCACCACGGAATGTCCCATCATTCATACGATTCCCAGTTTTCAGAACAGCTTCAAGAAGTTTCAGGAATAATCGACTACTTCTTAGCTTTTTACAAGCAACCTAACATCATATGGAAAGTGGAAGCAAAATTAGTTGGGGGTTTGGTTTTGGTAGAGGAAAAACTGGAATTTGGAAATCATATATACCTCTAAAATTGCAAAGGAGTCTCGAGTACTAGTGACATCCTCTTGAAGAGTACCCATGTAAATTAATGCTTCCATTCGTTTAAAAGAACAAGGAATGTCAACTATGGCTTTAAGGAACCTATCTGCAGGGGTGAGTTGGGCTGGATTACCACTGAAAACTCTAAGCTTAAGTTCTTCGTCCTGCGTTGGTGCCATCTTCAACAAGGTTTGAAGGAACTCTACGGGAAGCTCATTTCCTGATCAACCAAAGAAGAATTTAGAGATATTAAACtgtttttgttttacatttCTCTGTATTGTTGTTATCTTTGATGAATCTAACATTAATATGATAACCGGTGGAAGTAAGAAAAGAATGACCTTCAAGAAGTGCATCACAAACTTCATCTGCGGTGACATTTAATGCTTTTAATAGAATAGATAAATTCTGTGCTTTCTTTGCGTTGACGATTTGTATAAGTTGGGGAGTAGCTTGGGCAGGCTCTTTTTTCGGTGCCTTTCCTTTATCCGTACTCACAGCATTAAAGCCAAAGAGTGTCTCGATCATTTCTTCATTAAACCTACGAAACATTGAGCATTAAgaatatgaataataaaaatgaaattgcaGTTTAGGAGGAAGAGATGTTGGGGATGTATGTATGTTACTCACTGGAAGGATCCTGCTTTGAGTTGATTCCATACCATTGCTTGATCGTTAGCTTGAACCTTATCCCAGAAGAAAGGCTTTAACTTAGTTTTAGGAACATACGGTTCCCCATCAAAACTGGCTTCCTCAACAACCTTTGGATTGGAAGCAGCTCTTGCATGACCTCCACCAGCACCGGGGGGTGGAGGAGGTCTAGGACCAGCACCAGGGGGACCAGGAGGACCCTTGCCTCTCAttggaggtggtggtggagcTCTAGGGCCATTGCCAGGAGGAGGGGGAGGTCCTCTGGGGCCACCAGGAAGTGGAGGAGGTGGAGGTCCGGCACCGCCAGGCTTCGGCGGTGCacgaggaggaggaggagggggAGGACCAGAAttagaagtagaagaagaaggtggaAGAGGTGGAGGCGGTGGAGGAGGTGGTGCTGGTGCTGCTGGTGCTGCTGGAGGAGGAGCAAGATCAGGTCTTCCAGGAGGAGGTTTTAGAGGAAGAATATCAGAAGGTTTATCTGGTTCAGGAGGAGGAGGAGCAAGATCAGGCCTTCccggaggaggaggaagaagatcaGTTCTTccaggaggaggaggaagaagatcgGTTCTTccaggaggaggaggaagaagatcaGTTCTTccaggaggaggaggaagaagatcaGGCCTTCCAGGAGGGGGTTTCAAAGGAGGCAATCCATTACTTGAAACTACTCTCCCAGGAGGAGGTTTCAGTTCAAATGATGGTCTCACAGAAGAACTACCAACTTCCCCTGATTCATCTTCATTATTCACCGAGATTGAGTTTCTCTTCTCATCACCTAATTCAATACTTGACGAGTCAA
This region of Vigna unguiculata cultivar IT97K-499-35 chromosome 5, ASM411807v1, whole genome shotgun sequence genomic DNA includes:
- the LOC114183601 gene encoding formin-like protein 5, coding for MKMAIQQYMGTIKVIFCSILVFHILVVVSSEEKKTQEELISQLFDPTSGLLTEDTAKVLWIICWEDLIRLKKEVDDFSLCLPKESCRNSNEVNVEIGSVARENIQQMIHACYPQLKENVLKCFRKNNFPIHALGEEDSSKIWHATYMVSPSSRRYLGQVSPQHLSETANKEHEIHISIKDQADAKGSGGGMAIPLVGAVVAVVLVILCCYLFCGSGQVSQNDERPLLSMSMNDSLGSSSNHIQFKNSMKEGEIGIDSSSIELGDEKRNSISVNNEDESGEVGSSSVRPSFELKPPPGRVVSSNGLPPLKPPPGRPDLLPPPPGRTDLLPPPPGRTDLLPPPPGRTDLLPPPPGRPDLAPPPPEPDKPSDILPLKPPPGRPDLAPPPAAPAAPAPPPPPPPPLPPSSSTSNSGPPPPPPPRAPPKPGGAGPPPPPLPGGPRGPPPPPGNGPRAPPPPPMRGKGPPGPPGAGPRPPPPPGAGGGHARAASNPKVVEEASFDGEPYVPKTKLKPFFWDKVQANDQAMVWNQLKAGSFQFNEEMIETLFGFNAVSTDKGKAPKKEPAQATPQLIQIVNAKKAQNLSILLKALNVTADEVCDALLEGNELPVEFLQTLLKMAPTQDEELKLRVFSGNPAQLTPADRFLKAIVDIPCSFKRMEALIYMGTLQEDVTSTRDSFAILEVACKKLRSSRLFLKLLEAVLKTGNRMNDGTFRGGAQAFKLDTLLKLSDVKGVDGKTTLLHFVVQEIVRTEGIRAARMAKENHSFSSIKTEDLLDEVSNDSDEHYRELGLQVISYLSTELESVKKAAALDADGLVGTTSRVGHGLIKTRDFVNKEMSNVKGDKGFIETVKSFIDRAEADVKSLLEEEKKIMGLVKSTGDYFHGDTGKDEGLRLFNIVREFLVMLDKVCKEIQLAPPKKPAAPAAPKGAKQETPNNSTAKQETPNSSAKQETPNSGAKQETPNSSAKQETPNPPLPPAHDLIRQRISPVIASRRPDDFSSDDDDSP